One part of the Mangrovibacillus cuniculi genome encodes these proteins:
- a CDS encoding peptidoglycan D,D-transpeptidase FtsI family protein encodes MNKKKKNKGHLSFRLNMLFIIVFLLFSGLVLRLGVLQIVYGEDFTREIKRTVDITVNTPVPRGKIYDRNDQLIVDNEPEKAITFTNDKTLKREEMLEVAEQLAKIITKETDRIQKRDLQDYWLLKNPEEAKKLITKEDEKALEDDEHKNTKLYKLQLERIPKGAIESFTAQELEVLAIFREMISGYAHTPQMIKNRDVTEIEYAVVSENLRTMPGVESTTDWDRKYMFENTLRTILGRVSSADQGIPVELLDEYLAKGYSRNDRVGVSYLEAQYEDVLQGRKEKVKSMTDRSGSIIDTDIVTGGQRGNDLRLSIDIDLQLAVDDIISEEILRVKALSGHELFDRVFVTMMDPNTGEILAMSGKQYLVDEETGEPVLADFAAGNFTTSYNVGSSIKAATVLTGFETGALTPGRYHYDAPVTIKNTPTKSSYVNMGNIDDLTALKRSSNVYMFKTVIDIGGGNYRPNQPLPLREGTFDIVRQHFAQFGLGVRTGIDLPGEQIGFAGQETIPGKLLDLSIGQYDTYTPLQLAQYISTIANGGYRVAPRMVKSMHQPVPGSEELGPVVNEMETVVLNRLEMSTEHINRVKEGLRQVMQAPGGTAAGYFANREYKPAGKTGTAQGFYDGPKLEELKAQGRTLVETWNLTLVGYAPHDNPEVAFSIVVPWLYQTSGNNPSSNNKIGQKILDTYFELKEARAKGLPIETVLENEEVEE; translated from the coding sequence ATGAACAAAAAGAAAAAGAACAAAGGCCATCTTTCGTTTCGTCTTAATATGTTATTTATCATTGTATTTTTATTATTTTCAGGATTAGTACTCCGTTTAGGTGTCCTTCAAATAGTGTATGGGGAAGATTTTACTCGAGAAATTAAACGAACTGTAGATATCACGGTCAATACACCGGTTCCTAGAGGGAAGATCTATGATCGTAATGACCAACTCATCGTAGATAATGAGCCGGAAAAAGCGATCACATTTACAAATGATAAAACGCTAAAACGAGAAGAAATGTTAGAAGTAGCAGAGCAACTAGCAAAGATAATTACAAAGGAAACAGATAGAATTCAGAAAAGAGATTTGCAAGACTATTGGCTTTTGAAAAATCCAGAAGAAGCTAAAAAGCTCATTACGAAAGAAGATGAGAAAGCATTAGAAGATGACGAGCATAAAAATACTAAGCTATATAAGCTACAGTTAGAGAGAATCCCTAAAGGTGCTATAGAATCTTTTACGGCTCAAGAACTCGAAGTACTAGCCATCTTCCGCGAAATGATTTCAGGCTACGCACATACACCACAAATGATTAAAAATCGTGATGTGACGGAGATTGAGTACGCGGTTGTATCAGAGAATTTACGAACGATGCCAGGAGTAGAATCAACTACTGATTGGGATCGAAAATATATGTTTGAGAATACACTAAGAACCATTTTAGGTCGCGTATCATCAGCAGACCAAGGTATTCCTGTAGAACTATTAGATGAATACTTGGCAAAAGGATATAGTAGGAATGATCGAGTGGGAGTTAGTTACCTGGAAGCGCAATATGAGGACGTATTGCAGGGTAGAAAAGAGAAAGTGAAGAGTATGACGGATCGTTCAGGATCTATCATTGATACAGATATTGTGACAGGTGGACAAAGAGGTAATGACCTTCGCTTATCCATAGATATAGATCTCCAGTTAGCTGTAGATGACATTATTAGCGAAGAAATACTGCGAGTAAAAGCACTATCTGGCCATGAATTATTCGATCGAGTTTTTGTCACGATGATGGACCCAAATACGGGTGAAATTTTAGCAATGTCAGGTAAACAGTATTTAGTGGATGAGGAAACAGGAGAGCCAGTCTTAGCGGACTTTGCTGCAGGAAATTTCACTACATCTTATAATGTAGGATCCTCCATTAAAGCGGCAACAGTATTGACAGGATTTGAAACTGGCGCCTTAACACCCGGGCGATATCACTACGATGCACCCGTAACTATTAAAAATACCCCTACGAAGAGTTCGTATGTAAATATGGGGAATATAGATGATTTAACGGCGTTGAAGAGATCATCCAACGTGTATATGTTTAAGACGGTAATTGATATAGGAGGAGGAAACTATCGACCTAATCAACCTCTTCCTTTAAGAGAAGGAACGTTCGATATCGTAAGACAACACTTTGCGCAATTTGGTCTGGGAGTTAGAACAGGAATTGATTTACCTGGGGAACAGATAGGTTTCGCTGGACAGGAAACAATTCCAGGTAAACTATTGGATTTATCAATTGGACAGTATGATACGTATACACCACTTCAATTAGCTCAATATATTTCCACAATCGCAAATGGAGGATATCGAGTTGCACCAAGGATGGTAAAATCCATGCACCAACCAGTACCAGGATCAGAAGAGTTAGGTCCTGTGGTGAATGAAATGGAAACAGTGGTGCTGAATAGATTGGAAATGTCGACAGAGCACATTAATCGTGTGAAAGAAGGTTTGCGACAGGTAATGCAAGCTCCAGGAGGAACGGCAGCTGGATACTTTGCAAATAGAGAGTATAAACCTGCAGGAAAAACAGGTACTGCTCAAGGGTTTTATGATGGTCCTAAGTTAGAGGAACTAAAGGCACAAGGAAGGACGTTAGTAGAAACTTGGAACTTAACTCTAGTCGGGTATGCACCACATGACAACCCCGAGGTTGCATTCTCCATCGTTGTCCCCTGGTTATATCAAACTAGTGGAAATAATCCTTCCTCCAACAACAAAATTGGGCAAAAAATTTTAGATACTTACTTTGAGTTAAAAGAAGCTAGAGCTAAAGGTTTACCAATAGAAACTGTGCTTGAAAATGAAGAAGTAGAAGAGTAA
- a CDS encoding Fe(3+) ABC transporter substrate-binding protein, protein MKKTWKSIFAAMTLTSLVLAGCGNASNEVKPEGNSEEGKKEAGVVNLYTSRHYDTDEQLYKQFTEETGIKVNVIQGEGDELMERLDREGEATEADVFITADAGNLARLKDRELTQAVESDVLTTNVPDKLRDTDNEWFGLTKRARVIVYAKDRVDPSELSTYEALAESDWSKRVLIRSSENIYNQSLVASFIELNGEEAAKDWAAGIVENMAREPQGGDTDQIKGVVAGEGDVAITNSYYVGRLINSTDAEEAKIGEQVGVFFPNQETNGTHINISGAAVVKHAKNVDNAVKFIEFLTEKEAQEAFAEGNNEFPVNPNAEASELLKSWGEFKEQDINLTILGDNNARAIQLMNEVSWK, encoded by the coding sequence ATGAAAAAGACTTGGAAATCAATCTTTGCTGCAATGACATTAACATCTTTAGTACTTGCAGGATGCGGGAATGCATCAAACGAAGTTAAACCAGAAGGAAACTCAGAAGAAGGTAAGAAAGAAGCGGGAGTAGTTAACCTATATACATCTCGTCACTATGACACAGACGAGCAACTTTATAAGCAATTTACAGAAGAGACTGGCATTAAAGTAAACGTTATTCAAGGTGAAGGTGACGAGTTAATGGAGCGTCTAGACCGTGAAGGCGAAGCTACGGAAGCGGATGTGTTTATCACAGCGGATGCTGGTAACCTTGCTAGATTAAAAGATCGTGAGCTAACACAAGCGGTAGAAAGTGATGTATTAACAACAAATGTTCCAGATAAACTACGTGACACAGATAACGAGTGGTTTGGTTTAACAAAACGTGCGCGTGTTATTGTTTATGCGAAAGACCGTGTAGATCCTTCAGAATTATCCACTTATGAAGCACTAGCTGAGTCAGACTGGTCAAAACGAGTGTTAATTCGATCTTCTGAAAACATCTATAACCAATCTCTAGTGGCTTCTTTCATTGAACTAAATGGAGAAGAAGCAGCTAAAGACTGGGCTGCAGGTATTGTAGAAAACATGGCTCGTGAACCACAAGGTGGAGACACAGACCAAATTAAAGGTGTCGTTGCTGGTGAAGGAGACGTTGCAATTACTAACTCTTACTATGTAGGTAGATTAATAAACTCTACAGATGCGGAAGAAGCGAAAATTGGGGAGCAAGTAGGCGTATTCTTCCCTAACCAAGAAACAAACGGAACACATATCAACATCAGTGGTGCTGCAGTTGTTAAACATGCAAAGAACGTAGACAACGCAGTTAAGTTTATCGAATTTCTAACAGAAAAAGAAGCACAAGAAGCATTTGCAGAAGGTAACAATGAATTCCCTGTAAATCCTAATGCAGAAGCATCTGAACTACTTAAATCTTGGGGCGAATTCAAAGAGCAAGATATTAACCTAACAATCTTAGGTGATAACAATGCTCGTGCTATTCAACTAATGAACGAAGTAAGTTGGAAATAA
- a CDS encoding UDP-N-acetylmuramoyl-L-alanyl-D-glutamate--2,6-diaminopimelate ligase, which produces MDVQEFINGLEILNTSYPSPHTILGVANDSREVKEGYAFVAVKGYTSDGHNFIKDAIRNGASLIIGEESSHSLSVPYIQVKNSRKALGILACNFYQTNQSTKKFIGVTGTNGKTTTTYIIHYLLKECGISSSLIGTIENVINGEASQSTNTTPDSLELHRMIASSHDDVIVMEVSSHGLSQDRLEGIEFDIGVFTNLEQEHLDYHGSMEEYFNTKFQLFEKLKDYGVAVINVESSWGEKVEEQLIHSNKKVITVGLSTSSTIQLVKTEDCLPSDVYIREDFERSKFHFTMPGIHNLINATLSYGVARSIGLNKQQIYEGLQSFTGVNGRFEIYATSNGATVVIDYAHTAEAFFHCLTTAKQCGAKKITHIFGFRGDRDQKKRPEMLSVSSELSHHIILTLDDLNSVPQDEMTAYLKEQQQNIQSASTDVIPDRTLAIKKAMESASKEDWVFITGKGHERYKQTFSLSTNSDRETVEYVLAIKEKGVQK; this is translated from the coding sequence ATGGATGTTCAAGAATTTATTAATGGTTTAGAAATACTAAATACTTCCTATCCGTCTCCACATACAATTCTTGGCGTGGCAAATGACTCTAGAGAAGTAAAAGAAGGGTATGCATTTGTTGCAGTTAAAGGATATACAAGTGATGGTCATAACTTTATTAAAGATGCCATTAGAAATGGAGCTTCTTTGATTATTGGAGAGGAATCGAGTCATTCCTTATCTGTTCCATATATACAAGTGAAAAATAGCCGGAAAGCACTTGGGATTTTGGCTTGTAACTTTTATCAGACAAACCAATCTACCAAGAAATTCATCGGCGTTACAGGAACAAATGGTAAAACTACTACCACTTATATTATTCATTATCTATTAAAGGAATGTGGTATATCCAGTTCCTTAATTGGTACGATTGAAAATGTAATTAATGGAGAAGCGTCTCAATCTACAAATACCACACCAGATTCCCTTGAGCTACACCGAATGATTGCCTCATCTCATGATGACGTTATTGTGATGGAAGTATCTTCTCATGGATTGAGTCAAGATCGACTAGAAGGAATCGAATTTGATATTGGGGTGTTTACTAATTTAGAGCAGGAACATCTTGATTATCATGGATCAATGGAAGAATACTTTAATACCAAATTTCAGTTATTTGAGAAATTAAAGGATTATGGAGTTGCTGTTATTAATGTGGAAAGTAGTTGGGGAGAAAAAGTGGAAGAACAGCTTATTCACTCAAACAAAAAAGTTATTACAGTAGGATTGAGTACTTCCTCTACAATTCAGCTTGTAAAAACGGAAGACTGTTTACCGTCCGATGTATATATACGAGAAGATTTTGAACGAAGTAAATTCCATTTCACTATGCCCGGCATCCACAATTTAATAAACGCCACTTTATCTTATGGGGTTGCTCGAAGTATTGGTTTAAACAAACAGCAAATCTATGAAGGACTTCAATCTTTTACAGGAGTTAATGGTAGATTTGAAATCTATGCTACTTCTAACGGAGCTACTGTAGTAATTGATTATGCGCATACTGCGGAAGCATTTTTCCACTGTTTGACCACTGCTAAACAGTGCGGTGCAAAGAAGATTACGCACATTTTCGGTTTTAGGGGCGACCGAGATCAAAAAAAACGTCCAGAAATGCTATCTGTTTCATCGGAGTTAAGTCACCATATCATTTTAACACTTGATGATTTAAATTCTGTGCCGCAAGATGAGATGACTGCTTATCTTAAAGAGCAACAGCAGAATATCCAATCAGCTTCGACGGATGTCATTCCTGATCGCACACTTGCGATTAAAAAAGCTATGGAGAGCGCTTCTAAAGAAGATTGGGTTTTTATTACGGGTAAAGGCCATGAACGTTACAAGCAAACATTTTCTCTATCAACAAATTCAGATCGAGAGACGGTGGAATATGTACTAGCTATAAAAGAAAAGGGTGTTCAGAAATAG
- a CDS encoding iron chaperone — protein MENYRDYLQAIDNVDHRLKVESVLQWVCDTFPQLDTKIAWKQPMFTHQGTFIIAFSIAKHHMSVAPERVTINRFSDEIVQSGYDHTKELVRIKWEKPVDYSLLERMIAFNIKDKEGYTAFWRK, from the coding sequence TTGGAGAATTATAGAGATTATTTACAGGCGATTGATAACGTGGACCATCGTTTAAAAGTGGAAAGTGTCCTACAGTGGGTGTGTGACACATTCCCTCAACTAGACACCAAAATAGCATGGAAACAACCAATGTTTACGCATCAAGGGACGTTTATTATCGCTTTTAGTATAGCGAAGCATCATATGTCAGTGGCACCAGAAAGGGTAACTATTAACAGATTTTCGGATGAAATTGTACAATCTGGGTACGACCATACTAAGGAATTGGTAAGAATTAAGTGGGAAAAACCTGTAGACTACAGTCTTCTAGAAAGAATGATTGCGTTTAACATAAAGGATAAAGAAGGGTATACGGCTTTTTGGAGGAAATGA
- a CDS encoding TetR/AcrR family transcriptional regulator — protein sequence MDRKQLIMEKALELFAKQGIESTSVQQITEYCGISKGAFYLTFKSKSELIEGIIDYFMTDIIFEVDRVVKHTSSNEDLLYLYYHTVFQTFQKHSDFAKLLVKEQAHPPNEEQLLKLAAYDEELGRLLETIVDKLYGGRIEHTKYDLIFSMKGFIKSYLELFIFFNAPINLDKLAKSLVEKTNILAENITIPFISSELKLLPPTDADPDKLVQMVQSKAASLDESLEKESLEILTEQLVNKTHPLAIIKGLITNISHHPDCKGVAFLLDKHFFK from the coding sequence ATGGATAGAAAACAACTAATTATGGAGAAAGCGTTAGAGCTTTTTGCTAAACAAGGGATAGAATCAACCTCCGTCCAACAAATAACAGAGTACTGCGGCATTTCTAAAGGTGCCTTTTATTTAACTTTTAAGTCAAAGAGTGAACTGATTGAGGGAATTATTGACTACTTTATGACTGATATTATTTTTGAAGTTGACCGTGTAGTCAAACATACTTCTTCTAATGAGGATTTATTGTATCTTTACTATCACACGGTGTTTCAGACATTCCAAAAGCACTCTGATTTTGCAAAGTTACTAGTGAAGGAGCAAGCACACCCTCCAAATGAAGAACAGTTACTGAAATTGGCGGCGTATGATGAAGAGTTAGGAAGATTGCTCGAGACTATTGTAGACAAATTATATGGAGGAAGAATTGAGCACACCAAATACGATTTAATTTTCTCTATGAAAGGATTTATTAAGAGCTATTTAGAGCTATTTATCTTTTTCAACGCACCAATTAACTTAGATAAATTAGCAAAGTCTCTAGTAGAGAAAACCAATATACTTGCAGAAAATATTACAATCCCTTTTATCTCATCTGAATTAAAGCTGCTCCCTCCAACAGATGCAGATCCGGACAAATTAGTACAGATGGTTCAAAGTAAAGCCGCTTCCTTAGACGAATCTTTGGAAAAAGAATCTCTAGAAATCTTAACGGAACAACTTGTAAATAAGACTCACCCCTTAGCAATAATTAAAGGTCTTATCACTAATATTAGTCACCACCCAGACTGCAAAGGCGTAGCATTTCTATTGGATAAACATTTTTTTAAATAA
- a CDS encoding ABC transporter ATP-binding protein, whose protein sequence is MFVDIQHLSYQYNRATELAIKDFSLQMNKGEIVSILGVSGSGKSTILRLIAGLEVPKTGSITLDGKKVLDEKQFVQPEKRGVGMVFQDYALFPHMTVEANIKFGLKKRSKKAKQERVEEMLSLVNLSNLKKRYPYELSGGQQQRVALARALAPAPALLLFDEPFSNLDTYLQIKIREELREILKKTNTTSIFVTHDQEDAKALADQIIYIEGGKVILKGKPEEVFPYQKEPVTAEKKPELVTIP, encoded by the coding sequence ATGTTTGTAGATATTCAGCATTTGTCCTATCAATACAATAGAGCAACAGAATTAGCTATCAAGGACTTTTCATTACAGATGAACAAAGGTGAGATTGTATCTATCCTTGGCGTCAGTGGTTCTGGAAAGAGCACGATCCTCCGATTAATTGCAGGACTTGAGGTGCCGAAAACAGGAAGTATCACCTTAGATGGCAAGAAAGTATTAGATGAAAAACAATTTGTACAACCAGAAAAGCGAGGCGTAGGGATGGTGTTTCAAGATTACGCTTTGTTCCCGCACATGACAGTAGAAGCGAATATCAAGTTCGGATTAAAGAAACGGAGTAAGAAAGCAAAACAAGAACGAGTAGAGGAAATGCTTTCCCTTGTAAACTTATCGAATTTGAAGAAACGCTATCCGTATGAGTTAAGTGGAGGACAACAACAGCGCGTGGCTCTTGCTAGAGCATTAGCACCAGCTCCAGCCCTACTCCTTTTCGATGAACCATTTAGTAATCTAGATACGTATTTGCAGATTAAAATTCGTGAAGAATTACGTGAAATCTTAAAGAAGACCAATACTACCTCCATATTTGTGACCCATGATCAAGAAGACGCAAAAGCTCTAGCGGATCAAATTATTTATATTGAAGGTGGAAAAGTTATTCTAAAAGGAAAGCCTGAGGAAGTATTTCCATACCAAAAAGAGCCGGTGACCGCAGAAAAGAAACCAGAATTAGTTACAATTCCGTGA
- a CDS encoding ABC transporter permease, with protein MRFIQQVKRNTNAWSMLSFLFITIILLPNVLIAINSISPSSENWLHIKEYLLTDIVINTSILLLFTGFLTMVIGTSLAWLVTVYSFPLRNFLKWGLILPLAIPPFIGAYTYNGILNYTGIIQSTLRNQFDIQVNQKYFNIMNMEGAIFIFTMFLFPYVFVVTKSFFENQSSSLIENARLLGSNSFGVFFRVVLPISRTAIIGGGTIVLLEVINDYGVVKLFGVQTFITAIFQTWFSMGDLDSAFKIAGTLMIVVIFILVVEQALRGRKKFSHSTTKLKPIQPKKLTGWKAWGVFAYCFGIFSFAFLIPFTQLVFWMTQTYEKIVTVEFFTLVKNSFFSAAIAAACIVTVALIIANYSRLHTGIVPKFLSKITILGYSIPGAVIAIGVITVFIALDGFIANMFTSFNADAPTALRTSIIMLISAYVIRFLAVGYNSIDAGFSRVGNKYTEASRLLGSSINRSFFRVDVPMIKGAIVGGFILVFVDILKELPLTMLLQPFNFQTLATRAFRYANDEMVNEAASASLLIILISGISIFIFHKILDKGE; from the coding sequence ATGCGCTTTATCCAACAAGTAAAACGAAATACAAACGCTTGGAGTATGTTAAGCTTTCTTTTTATTACCATCATCTTGCTTCCAAACGTATTAATCGCAATTAATTCCATCTCTCCATCTTCAGAAAATTGGTTGCATATAAAAGAATATCTTTTAACAGATATCGTTATTAATACGAGTATTTTACTTCTATTCACAGGGTTTTTGACCATGGTCATTGGTACCAGCCTTGCTTGGTTAGTAACGGTATACTCGTTTCCTTTACGTAATTTTCTAAAATGGGGATTGATTTTACCTTTGGCCATTCCACCATTCATCGGTGCGTATACGTATAATGGAATCTTAAATTATACCGGAATCATACAATCTACTTTACGTAATCAGTTTGATATTCAAGTAAATCAAAAGTACTTTAATATAATGAACATGGAAGGTGCTATTTTCATTTTCACTATGTTCTTGTTCCCATACGTTTTCGTTGTAACGAAGAGCTTTTTTGAAAATCAATCTTCTTCTCTAATTGAGAACGCACGCCTTTTAGGTAGCAATTCTTTCGGCGTTTTCTTCCGAGTTGTATTACCAATTTCTCGGACTGCTATCATTGGTGGAGGAACGATTGTTTTACTGGAAGTGATAAACGATTACGGAGTTGTAAAACTCTTTGGGGTTCAAACATTTATTACCGCAATCTTTCAAACGTGGTTCTCCATGGGGGACTTAGACTCCGCATTTAAAATAGCTGGTACTTTAATGATTGTAGTTATTTTTATTCTAGTAGTAGAACAAGCGCTGAGAGGTAGAAAGAAGTTCAGCCACTCTACAACAAAACTGAAACCTATTCAGCCCAAGAAGTTAACAGGATGGAAAGCTTGGGGAGTGTTTGCTTACTGTTTCGGTATTTTTTCCTTTGCATTTCTTATTCCTTTTACACAGTTAGTCTTTTGGATGACACAAACGTATGAGAAGATTGTGACAGTAGAGTTCTTTACATTAGTAAAAAATTCATTTTTCTCAGCGGCAATTGCAGCTGCATGTATCGTTACAGTAGCATTAATCATTGCAAACTATAGTAGACTTCATACTGGTATCGTACCAAAATTTCTATCTAAGATAACGATCCTTGGTTACTCTATCCCAGGTGCAGTTATCGCCATAGGGGTCATTACGGTGTTTATTGCTCTAGATGGCTTTATTGCTAATATGTTTACATCATTTAACGCAGATGCTCCAACGGCTCTACGTACAAGTATTATCATGTTAATCAGTGCATACGTGATTAGATTCTTAGCAGTGGGCTATAACTCTATCGATGCAGGATTTTCAAGAGTCGGGAACAAGTATACAGAAGCATCTCGACTATTAGGCTCTTCCATCAATCGTTCTTTCTTCCGCGTCGACGTTCCGATGATTAAAGGTGCGATTGTAGGGGGATTTATCTTAGTATTTGTAGATATTTTAAAAGAGTTACCACTTACAATGCTTTTACAGCCGTTTAACTTTCAAACTCTAGCAACTAGAGCGTTTAGGTATGCTAACGATGAAATGGTAAATGAAGCCGCATCGGCTTCATTACTAATTATCCTGATTAGTGGTATTAGCATTTTTATTTTCCACAAAATATTAGACAAAGGAGAATAA